The following are from one region of the Equus przewalskii isolate Varuska chromosome 21, EquPr2, whole genome shotgun sequence genome:
- the CCN5 gene encoding CCN family member 5: MRGTLQTHLLAFSLLCLFSKVCAQLCPTPCACPWPPPRCPLGVPLVLDGCNCCQVCARRLGEPCDHRHVCDSSQGLVCQPVPGGRGAVCLWGEDDGRCEVNGRVYRDGETFQPHCRLRCRCEDGGFTCVPLCPEDVRLPSRDCPRPRRVDVPGRCCPEWVCDQGAGPGVQPLPAQGPQFSGFVAPSSPGIPCPEWSTAWGPCSTTCGLGITTRVSNQNPFCRLETQRRLCLPGPCPPPRGRSPWNSTF, from the exons ATGAGAGGCACACTACAGACCCACCTGCTggccttctcccttctctgcctcttctcaaAG GTGTGTGCCCAGCTGTGCCCGACACCGTGCGCCTGTCCCTGGCCACCACCCCGGTGCCCGCTGGGGGTGCCCCTGGTGCTGGACGGCTGCAATTGCTGCCAGGTGTGTGCCCGGCGGCTGGGGGAGCCCTGTGACCATCGCCACGTCTGTGACTCCAGCCAGGGCCTGGTCTGCCAGCCCGTGCCTGGTGGCCGGGGCGCCGTGTGCCTCT GGGGAGAGGATGACGGGCGCTGCGAGGTGAACGGCCGCGTGTACCGGGACGGCGAGACCTTCCAGCCCCACTGCCGGCTGCGCTGCCGCTGCGAGGACGGCGGCTTCACCTGCGTGCCGCTGTGCCCCGAGGACGTCCGGCTGCCCAGCCGGGACTGCCCCCGCCCCAGGAGGGTGGATGTCCCGGGCCGCTGCTGCCCCGAGTGGGTGTGCGACCAGGGAGCGGGGCCGGGGGTGCAGCCCCTCCCGGCCCAAG GACCCCAGTTTTCTGGCTTTGTTGCTCCCTCATCCCCTGGCATCCCCTGCCCAGAATGGAGCACAGCCTGGGGCCCCTGCTCCACCACCTGTGGGCTGGGCATAACCACCCGGGTGTCCAACCAGAACCCCTTCTGCCGATTGGAGACCCAGCGCCGCCTGTgcctgcctgggccctgcccaccccccagggGCCGCAGCCCATGGAACAGCACCTTTTAG